One Bythopirellula goksoeyrii genomic window, CGGGGCCCCCCAAGGGCGTACTCTACACCCACCAGATGTTCGACACCCAGGTTGCCGAGATCCGCCGCGAGTATGACCTTCAGCCCGGCGGAGCGGATCTGGCGTGCTTTGCCCTCTTTGGTCTGTTCAACTCCGCAATGGGAATCACCACGGTGTTCCCCAAGATGGATTTCTCCCGCCCCGCCTCGGCCGATCCTCGCAAGTTGCTCTCCGCGGCGAGTGATTGGCAAGTAACCCAAGCGTTTGGTTCGCCGGCAGTTTGGGACAAACTGAGCCGCTATTGCGAACATCACGGCGAACAGATTCCCACCCTGCGCAAGATTTTCTCTTGTGGCGCACCCGTGCCGGCCAAAGTGCTGCAGCGAACCCTAGCCTACGTCGATGCCTATGCCGAAATGCACACACCCTATGGAGCAACTGAGAGCCTCCCCGTGGCAACCATCGCCGCCAGCGAGGTACTTTCTGAGACTGCTGAGCAGACTGCGTGCGGGGCAGGGGTGTGCGTCGGGCGTAAGTTCGAATCGATTGATTGGCGTGTGATCCGGATCTCGGATGAGCCGATCACAAACATCGCCGACGTTGAGGAGTTGCCGATGGGTGAAATTGGTGAACTCATTGTGCGTGGTCCGCAGGTATCGCCGCAGTACGATGGAGAGTTGCGAGTTGCGAGTTGCGAGTTGCGAGAGAAAGAATCAACTCGCGTCTCGAAACTCGCATCTCACAACTCAATGACTAAAATTACCGACGGCATCTCAATCTGGCACCGCATGGGCGATGTAGGCTACTTGGACTCACAAGGTCGGTTCTGGTACTGCGGCCGTAAGAATCACCGCATCGAAACCAGCGAAGGAACTTTGTTTTCCGTGCCTTGTGAGGAGATATTCAATACACATCCGGATGTCGCTCGCACGGCCTTGGTTGGGATCGGTCCAGCGGGTGGAGCTACACCCCTGTTGGTCGTTGAGCCGAGTGGAACACTCTTACGGCGTTGTGGTAAGAACTGGTCTCGCAGCGACTATCACAGGCTCCAAGCGGAGTTATTGGAATTGGCTAAGGGGTACGAAATTACTAAGCACATCGCACAACCTATTTTTCATCCCGGGTTGCCTGTCGACGTGAGACACAACTCAAAAATCAACCGCGAGCAATTAGCAAAGTGGGCGACGAGAGAGTTGGGCGGACACAAGCTTCAGCATTAAATCAACCGGGGTCGAGACGACCCGGCTCGCAACTAACCACCAACCACTAAGCACTAACTCTTGACAA contains:
- a CDS encoding fatty acid CoA ligase family protein, yielding MTSAVEHHTVVQINVADRLAHFAQRMPLSVAVACPGHGDAAGRNSYATCTFAELDRDATALARGLVDLGVTPGTRLVLLVKPGVEFVKLVFALLRSGATTILIDPGMGKKHLVNCLAAAEPAGFVAISPAQAVRTLLKSRFPQAKLNVTVGRRWFWGGTTYKQLLSAGTNSGTRLPTSRATDPAAIIFTSGSTGPPKGVLYTHQMFDTQVAEIRREYDLQPGGADLACFALFGLFNSAMGITTVFPKMDFSRPASADPRKLLSAASDWQVTQAFGSPAVWDKLSRYCEHHGEQIPTLRKIFSCGAPVPAKVLQRTLAYVDAYAEMHTPYGATESLPVATIAASEVLSETAEQTACGAGVCVGRKFESIDWRVIRISDEPITNIADVEELPMGEIGELIVRGPQVSPQYDGELRVASCELREKESTRVSKLASHNSMTKITDGISIWHRMGDVGYLDSQGRFWYCGRKNHRIETSEGTLFSVPCEEIFNTHPDVARTALVGIGPAGGATPLLVVEPSGTLLRRCGKNWSRSDYHRLQAELLELAKGYEITKHIAQPIFHPGLPVDVRHNSKINREQLAKWATRELGGHKLQH